The following are from one region of the Synechococcus sp. CBW1108 genome:
- a CDS encoding branched-chain amino acid ABC transporter permease, whose protein sequence is MEALLQLLFNGLSVGAVYALFALGYTLVFSVLGVINFAHGAIFTLGAYFTYFLIGGAVGANGLVAGLQLPFALPFWLALPLAGIVAAAVALLLERIAFRPLRERGSDPLLALITSLGAGVILVNLIQLLVGAESYSIPVETLESLPVALSIAGAKVRTVQVMLLAIAGLLLAALSIWIDGSRSGKALQAVSEDPITAQLLGINSGRMIQIAFGISGFLAGVAGGLVGLSVSIAGPYFGIGYGLKGLGVLVLGGLGSVPGAVLGGLIIGLAEACVPAELSGYKDAVSFGFLFLVLLIRPQGLLGRPQATKV, encoded by the coding sequence ATGGAAGCCCTGCTGCAACTGTTGTTTAACGGTCTCTCGGTTGGGGCGGTCTATGCCCTGTTTGCCCTGGGCTACACCCTGGTGTTCTCGGTGCTGGGCGTGATCAACTTCGCTCACGGGGCGATCTTCACCCTGGGGGCCTACTTCACCTATTTCCTGATCGGAGGCGCGGTGGGGGCCAATGGACTGGTGGCCGGCCTGCAGCTGCCCTTTGCCTTGCCCTTCTGGCTGGCCCTACCACTGGCGGGCATAGTCGCCGCCGCCGTGGCCCTGCTCCTGGAACGCATCGCCTTTCGGCCCCTGCGTGAGCGGGGCTCCGATCCCCTGCTGGCCCTGATCACCAGCCTGGGGGCCGGGGTGATTTTGGTGAACCTGATCCAATTGCTGGTGGGAGCCGAGAGCTATTCCATCCCGGTTGAAACGCTTGAGTCGCTCCCTGTGGCTCTGAGCATCGCCGGTGCCAAGGTGCGCACCGTGCAGGTGATGCTGCTGGCCATCGCCGGCCTGCTGCTGGCAGCCCTTTCGATCTGGATAGACGGCAGCCGCAGCGGCAAGGCCCTGCAAGCCGTTTCCGAAGACCCGATCACCGCCCAGCTGCTGGGGATCAACAGCGGCCGCATGATCCAGATCGCCTTCGGGATCAGTGGCTTCCTGGCCGGTGTGGCCGGGGGCCTGGTGGGGTTGAGCGTCAGCATCGCCGGGCCTTACTTCGGCATTGGCTACGGGCTCAAGGGGCTGGGGGTGCTGGTCCTGGGCGGGCTCGGCAGCGTGCCTGGCGCCGTGCTGGGCGGCTTGATCATCGGCCTGGCCGAGGCCTGCGTGCCGGCCGAACTATCGGGCTACAAAGATGCGGTCTCCTTTGGCTTCCTGTTCCTGGTGCTGTTGATCAGGCCCCAGGGTCTGCTGGGCCGCCCCCAGGCCACCAAGGTGTGA
- a CDS encoding ABC transporter substrate-binding protein yields the protein MVALTGNASLIGQDQRIGLELAASEFGGRTPGLSLRLEDGGSDEQTATTAFRRLLQQPVVALIGPSLSQQAFAVNPIADRAGVPVLGASNTAIGIPQIGPFVSRISAPVSKVAPLSIQAAKRLNPKLERVAVFFAQDDAYSTSETKIFQKSIQALGLKLVTVQRTSTADIDFQKPIADTLQTRPDLIVISALPNDGGNLVRQLREMGYAGLIAAGNGMNSPNIYSVCQRYCDGLLIAQAYSPEAKTAVNRRFVQLYQKQRGGTAPPQFTAQAYAAMQVIREALTRLDRQESLRSQSRNQALATMPLPELRRALNTILLQGAYDTPLGEIRFTPEGEVIQKDFYVARVKMDAKGKTGRFALLPNPSPATP from the coding sequence GTGGTCGCTCTCACTGGCAATGCCAGCCTGATTGGCCAGGACCAGCGCATCGGTTTGGAACTGGCCGCGAGCGAATTCGGTGGTCGCACCCCTGGCCTGAGCCTGCGACTGGAGGATGGTGGCTCCGACGAGCAGACCGCCACCACGGCCTTTCGGCGCTTGCTGCAGCAACCGGTGGTTGCCTTGATCGGCCCCTCCCTCTCCCAGCAGGCTTTCGCCGTGAATCCCATCGCCGATCGCGCCGGCGTGCCAGTGCTTGGTGCCTCCAACACGGCCATCGGCATTCCCCAGATCGGCCCCTTCGTCTCGAGGATCTCAGCCCCCGTGTCCAAGGTGGCGCCCCTGTCGATTCAGGCGGCCAAGCGTCTCAACCCCAAGCTGGAACGGGTGGCCGTCTTCTTCGCCCAAGACGATGCCTACAGCACCTCGGAAACCAAGATCTTCCAAAAGAGCATCCAAGCGCTGGGGCTGAAGCTGGTCACCGTGCAGCGCACCAGCACGGCTGACATTGATTTTCAGAAGCCGATTGCCGACACGCTGCAGACCAGACCCGATCTGATCGTGATTTCAGCCCTACCCAATGATGGCGGAAACCTGGTGCGCCAGCTGCGGGAGATGGGCTACGCAGGCCTGATTGCGGCGGGGAACGGCATGAATTCCCCGAACATCTATTCGGTATGCCAACGCTATTGCGACGGTCTGTTGATTGCCCAGGCTTACAGCCCTGAGGCCAAAACGGCCGTCAACCGTCGCTTTGTGCAGCTCTATCAAAAACAGCGTGGAGGCACGGCACCCCCGCAGTTCACGGCCCAGGCCTACGCCGCCATGCAGGTAATACGCGAAGCCCTGACCCGCCTCGACCGGCAAGAATCCCTCAGAAGTCAGAGCCGGAACCAGGCCCTGGCAACCATGCCCTTGCCCGAACTGCGCCGCGCCCTCAACACAATTCTGCTCCAGGGCGCCTACGACACCCCCCTGGGTGAGATCCGATTCACGCCGGAAGGAGAAGTGATCCAGAAGGATTTCTACGTGGCCCGCGTGAAGATGGACGCCAAGGGCAAAACCGGGCGCTTTGCGCTGCTGCCCAACCCATCGCCTGCCACCCCCTAG
- a CDS encoding ABC transporter ATP-binding protein, with the protein MNGPQAPLLELRNLVVRYGSITALHGINLTVQAGELVTLLGANGAGKSTTLRAISGLIHPAGGEILWHGGLINRLRTERTVKLGISHCPEGRRVLSRQSVADNLALGAWLRQDKAAIARDLERCYALFPRLAERRSQLAGSLSGGEQQMLAISRSLMARPTLLMLDEPSLGLAPRLVAEVMAALAQLHRDGLTILLVEQNAQAALTIADRGLVLEAGSISAGGRAAQLLADDSLQASYLGAN; encoded by the coding sequence ATGAACGGTCCCCAAGCGCCCCTGCTCGAACTTCGCAACCTGGTGGTGCGCTACGGCAGCATCACGGCCCTGCATGGCATCAATCTGACGGTGCAAGCCGGCGAGCTGGTGACCCTGCTGGGGGCCAATGGCGCCGGGAAAAGCACCACCCTGCGGGCCATCTCCGGCCTGATTCACCCTGCCGGCGGCGAGATCCTCTGGCATGGCGGCTTGATCAATCGACTGCGCACCGAGCGCACCGTGAAGTTGGGCATCAGCCACTGCCCGGAAGGTCGTCGGGTGCTCAGCCGCCAGTCGGTAGCCGACAACCTGGCCCTGGGCGCCTGGTTGCGCCAGGACAAAGCCGCAATCGCCAGAGATCTGGAGCGCTGCTACGCCCTATTTCCCCGCCTGGCCGAGCGCCGCAGCCAGCTGGCCGGCTCCCTTTCCGGCGGCGAGCAGCAGATGCTGGCCATCAGCCGCTCCCTGATGGCCAGGCCCACCCTGTTGATGCTGGATGAGCCGAGTCTGGGATTAGCGCCCCGGCTCGTAGCCGAGGTGATGGCCGCCCTGGCCCAGCTGCACCGAGATGGGCTCACCATTTTGCTCGTAGAGCAAAACGCCCAGGCCGCCCTGACCATTGCCGATCGGGGCCTGGTATTGGAGGCAGGAAGCATCAGCGCCGGCGGCCGCGCCGCACAACTCCTGGCCGACGACAGCCTCCAGGCCTCCTATCTAGGGGCGAACTGA
- a CDS encoding ABC transporter ATP-binding protein — MSLLQVEDVGVRFGGLQALQGVDLEVQQGEIFGLLGPNGAGKTTLFNVISGLTAASSGRVRWRGASLDGLSSHRIARLGIARTFQNLRLFSSLNCLDNVLVGMHQHGRQPPLAALLQTQAFRRREAQLYQQAQELLALFQLEAAAHQNAASLSYGNRRRLEMARALASRPQLLLLDEPAAGMNPSEKDELRELIRRIRNQFKLTVLIIEHHVPLMLGLCDRLAVLNFGQCIALGSPDQVRRDPAVIEAYLGGGA, encoded by the coding sequence ATGAGCCTGCTTCAGGTTGAGGATGTGGGGGTGCGCTTCGGCGGCCTGCAGGCCTTGCAGGGTGTCGATCTAGAGGTGCAGCAGGGAGAGATTTTTGGCCTACTTGGCCCCAATGGTGCCGGCAAGACCACCCTGTTCAACGTGATTTCTGGCCTCACCGCCGCCAGCAGCGGTCGCGTGCGCTGGCGCGGGGCAAGCCTTGATGGGCTCAGCAGCCACCGCATTGCCCGCCTTGGCATCGCTCGCACCTTCCAGAATCTGCGCCTGTTCAGCTCGCTGAATTGTCTCGACAACGTTCTGGTTGGCATGCATCAGCACGGCCGTCAGCCGCCCCTGGCGGCCCTGCTGCAAACCCAGGCCTTTCGCCGCCGCGAGGCCCAGCTGTATCAACAGGCTCAAGAGCTGCTTGCCCTATTCCAGCTTGAAGCCGCTGCCCACCAAAACGCCGCCAGCCTTTCCTACGGAAACCGGCGCCGCCTGGAGATGGCCCGGGCCCTGGCCAGCCGCCCCCAGCTGCTGCTGCTCGATGAGCCGGCCGCTGGCATGAACCCCTCAGAGAAAGATGAGCTGCGGGAACTGATCCGGCGCATCCGAAACCAGTTCAAGCTAACGGTGCTGATCATTGAGCACCATGTGCCCTTGATGTTGGGTCTTTGCGACCGGCTGGCAGTGCTCAACTTCGGCCAATGCATCGCCCTGGGCAGCCCAGACCAGGTGCGGCGCGACCCGGCCGTGATCGAGGCCTATCTGGGCGGTGGCGCATGA
- a CDS encoding YajQ family cyclic di-GMP-binding protein, which produces MADTYSFDVVSDFDRQELVNTIDQVRRDVGTRYDLKDSATEIDVEEASLTITTACDMTLQAVEDVLRQKATKRNLSLKIFDFQTPEPVGGNRVKQVVKLRKGLSSELAKQLSKTVRDELKKVTVSIQGDSLRITGKNKDDLQQAINLLKAQDVEVPLQFENYR; this is translated from the coding sequence ATGGCCGACACCTATTCCTTCGATGTGGTGAGTGATTTTGATCGCCAGGAGCTCGTCAACACGATTGACCAGGTGCGCCGCGACGTCGGCACCCGCTACGACCTCAAGGATTCGGCCACCGAGATAGACGTGGAGGAAGCAAGCCTCACGATCACCACCGCCTGCGACATGACCCTCCAGGCCGTGGAGGATGTGCTGCGCCAGAAGGCCACCAAGCGCAATCTCTCGCTGAAGATCTTCGACTTCCAGACCCCCGAGCCCGTGGGCGGCAACCGGGTCAAGCAGGTGGTGAAACTGCGCAAGGGGCTCAGCTCGGAGCTGGCCAAGCAGCTAAGCAAAACCGTGCGGGACGAGCTCAAGAAGGTCACCGTCTCGATCCAGGGCGACAGCCTGCGGATCACCGGCAAGAACAAGGACGACCTGCAGCAGGCCATCAACCTGCTCAAGGCCCAGGATGTGGAGGTGCCGCTCCAGTTTGAGAATTACCGCTGA
- a CDS encoding hydantoinase B/oxoprolinase family protein, producing the protein MWRCRSSLRITAEPVQPACPTPGWRFWIDRGGTFTDVVGCSPAGELVVRKVLSVQADCPGDPAVKAIGAVLGLAPGQPVPEGLVQEVRLGTTVATNALLEQRGAGLVLLINRGFADLLSIGDQHRPDLFALAIERPQPLRVRVLEVEGRLAVDGAELEPLQLTEQLGQSLRRAQADGFSSCAVALLHSTSNPCHEQRLGDWLAPLGFGAVVLSHRLSSQPRLVPRGQTALVEAAVAPVLRRYLNQVQLALGPATRLRVMCSSGTLADPQELLAKDTILSGPAGGMVGAVAVAQRALGLAGLPPQPIVGFDMGGTSTDVFHFDGRRGDLAWERSPCTEIVGLQLQAPMLPIHSVAAGGGSILRFDGQRLQVGPASAGADPGPAAYRRGGPATITDANLLLGRLPIAALPAVFGPTADQPADGEAVRQRFSELATAMAAAAPGITPERVAAGALQIAVETMAEALRRISIQRGHDLREALLVSYGGAGGQHACRLAELLGLQRVLLHPLAGVLSAYGLGMAEQARLLECSPRLPLRAASLPLLRQQGVELVAGALAGLGPAAMPPRVGVRLEIRAAASEQGLEVGWSLQEPSAGAGVAELQEAFADSYQQRYGYRPGVDDLIVERLLVALTPATPIPPAAGSMPVGSMPGGSPRPDGPAGMPPLAQTSRLWLGEEAGWQAVPLWRRSQLQPGQHLEGPALVLDLTSTTVLEPGWQAQLLADGALLLERLASPLACPGASARPAVGPDPTLLELYNHRFSAIAEQMGVRLQQSARSVNIRERLDFSCALFDSAGRLVANAPHIPVHLGSMGDSVASLLEAIARGDRPPLAPGDVVLSNNPYNGGTHLPDITAITPVFVDGAPLFFVASRGHHADVGGINPGSMPAFSRTIADEGLLLDNVLFLTDGGFEEASWRQRFAAGCHPVRNPDQLLADLQAQAAANRLGVDGLERLIGRHGLEEVRAYQAHVLANGAEAVARVIAGLGSGQASDTYEAQVELDHGGQIRVAVQIDAAARRARVDFSGTSPQHDGNLNAPLAVTKAVVLYVFRCLVGEAIPLNAGCFEPIDLVVPEGSLLHPLAPAAVVAGNVEISQAATNALFLALGVQAAAQGTMNNLSFGNAQLQYYETICGGTGAGRRPGGEPFAGASAVQSHMTNSRLTDPEILETRYPIRVERFAIRQGSGGAGAFRGGDGVVRQLRFLEPMAAALISGSRRVAPAGLAGGGAGACGRNSLIGPDGSIRPLPGCCELELGPGEALRIETPGGGGYGLVGSGGRLAGGGEQVDG; encoded by the coding sequence ATGTGGAGGTGCCGCTCCAGTTTGAGAATTACCGCTGAGCCAGTGCAGCCGGCCTGCCCAACCCCCGGTTGGCGGTTCTGGATCGACCGGGGCGGCACCTTCACCGATGTGGTGGGCTGCAGCCCCGCCGGTGAGCTGGTGGTGCGCAAGGTGCTGTCGGTGCAGGCCGATTGCCCGGGCGACCCGGCGGTGAAGGCGATCGGGGCCGTGCTGGGCCTGGCGCCGGGCCAGCCCGTGCCGGAGGGCTTGGTGCAGGAGGTGCGCCTGGGCACCACCGTTGCCACCAATGCCCTGCTGGAGCAGCGTGGCGCTGGCTTGGTGCTGCTGATCAACCGCGGCTTTGCCGACCTGCTCAGCATCGGCGATCAGCACCGCCCCGATCTTTTTGCCCTGGCGATTGAGCGTCCCCAGCCCCTGCGGGTGCGGGTGTTGGAGGTGGAGGGGCGCCTGGCGGTTGACGGCGCCGAGCTCGAGCCCCTGCAGCTCACGGAGCAACTGGGCCAGTCGCTGCGCCGTGCCCAGGCCGACGGCTTCAGCAGCTGCGCCGTTGCCCTGCTGCACAGCACCAGCAATCCCTGCCATGAGCAAAGGCTGGGGGATTGGCTTGCACCCCTGGGGTTTGGGGCGGTGGTGCTCTCCCACCGGCTCAGCAGCCAACCCCGGCTGGTGCCCCGCGGTCAGACCGCCCTGGTGGAGGCGGCGGTGGCGCCGGTGCTGCGGCGCTACCTGAACCAGGTGCAGCTGGCCTTGGGGCCAGCAACCCGGCTGCGGGTGATGTGTTCCAGCGGAACCCTGGCGGATCCGCAGGAGCTGCTGGCCAAGGACACGATCCTCTCCGGTCCCGCCGGCGGCATGGTGGGGGCGGTGGCCGTGGCCCAGCGGGCCCTGGGGCTCGCGGGCTTGCCGCCCCAGCCCATCGTTGGCTTCGACATGGGTGGCACCTCCACCGACGTGTTTCATTTCGACGGGCGGCGGGGGGATCTGGCCTGGGAGCGCAGCCCCTGCACCGAGATCGTCGGGCTGCAACTCCAGGCTCCGATGCTGCCCATTCACTCGGTGGCAGCCGGTGGGGGATCAATCTTGCGTTTCGATGGCCAGCGGCTGCAGGTGGGGCCGGCCTCAGCCGGGGCCGACCCGGGGCCGGCGGCTTACCGCCGCGGCGGGCCGGCCACGATCACCGATGCCAATTTGCTGCTGGGCCGGCTGCCGATCGCTGCCCTGCCGGCGGTGTTTGGTCCCACCGCCGACCAACCCGCCGATGGAGAGGCGGTGCGGCAGCGCTTCTCCGAGCTGGCCACTGCCATGGCGGCGGCGGCCCCAGGCATCACGCCGGAGCGGGTGGCGGCCGGCGCCCTCCAGATCGCGGTGGAAACCATGGCTGAGGCCCTGCGCCGGATCTCAATTCAGCGCGGCCACGACCTGCGCGAGGCCCTGCTGGTGAGTTACGGCGGAGCAGGAGGTCAGCACGCCTGCCGCCTGGCCGAGCTGCTGGGCCTGCAGCGGGTGCTGCTCCACCCCCTGGCCGGGGTGCTATCTGCCTACGGCCTGGGCATGGCCGAGCAGGCCCGGCTGCTGGAGTGCTCGCCCCGCTTGCCCCTGCGGGCCGCCTCCTTGCCCCTGTTGCGGCAACAGGGTGTCGAGCTAGTTGCCGGGGCCCTTGCCGGGCTTGGCCCCGCGGCGATGCCGCCCCGGGTTGGGGTGCGGCTTGAGATCCGGGCCGCCGCCAGCGAGCAGGGGCTGGAGGTGGGCTGGTCGCTGCAGGAGCCCAGCGCAGGGGCAGGAGTGGCTGAGCTGCAGGAGGCCTTTGCTGATAGCTACCAGCAGCGCTATGGCTACCGCCCCGGCGTCGACGATTTGATCGTGGAACGGCTGCTGGTGGCGCTGACTCCGGCTACCCCGATACCCCCGGCAGCAGGGTCCATGCCAGTTGGCTCCATGCCAGGGGGCTCCCCCCGGCCGGATGGGCCTGCCGGCATGCCCCCCCTGGCCCAAACCAGCCGCCTCTGGCTGGGTGAGGAGGCCGGCTGGCAGGCGGTGCCCCTCTGGCGGAGGTCCCAGCTGCAGCCTGGCCAACACCTGGAGGGCCCCGCCCTGGTGCTGGATCTGACCAGCACCACCGTGCTGGAGCCCGGTTGGCAGGCGCAGTTGCTGGCCGACGGGGCCCTGCTGCTGGAGCGGCTGGCTTCCCCCCTGGCCTGCCCTGGTGCGTCCGCTCGCCCTGCCGTAGGGCCAGACCCCACCCTGCTGGAGCTCTACAACCACCGCTTCTCCGCCATTGCCGAGCAGATGGGGGTGCGGCTGCAGCAGAGCGCCCGCTCGGTGAATATCCGCGAACGGCTCGACTTCTCCTGCGCCCTCTTTGATAGCGCCGGCCGACTGGTGGCCAATGCCCCCCATATCCCGGTCCATCTGGGCTCGATGGGCGACAGCGTGGCCAGCTTGCTGGAGGCCATCGCCCGCGGCGATCGCCCCCCCCTTGCCCCAGGGGACGTGGTGCTCTCCAACAACCCTTACAACGGCGGTACCCACCTGCCGGACATCACGGCGATCACACCGGTGTTTGTCGATGGGGCCCCCCTGTTCTTTGTGGCCTCGCGGGGCCACCACGCCGATGTGGGCGGAATCAACCCGGGCTCGATGCCGGCCTTCAGCCGCACCATCGCCGATGAGGGTCTGCTGCTGGACAACGTTCTTTTTCTCACCGATGGCGGCTTCGAGGAGGCCAGCTGGCGGCAACGCTTCGCAGCGGGGTGCCATCCGGTACGCAACCCCGACCAATTGCTCGCCGATCTCCAGGCCCAGGCGGCAGCCAATCGCCTGGGGGTCGATGGGCTGGAGCGACTGATTGGCCGCCATGGCCTGGAGGAAGTGCGGGCCTATCAGGCCCATGTCCTGGCCAATGGGGCAGAGGCGGTGGCCCGGGTGATTGCGGGGCTGGGCAGCGGCCAGGCCTCGGATACCTATGAGGCCCAAGTTGAGCTCGACCATGGCGGCCAGATCCGGGTGGCCGTGCAGATCGATGCGGCGGCACGCCGGGCCCGGGTGGATTTCAGCGGCACCTCCCCCCAGCACGATGGCAATCTCAATGCCCCCTTGGCCGTCACCAAGGCGGTGGTGCTCTATGTCTTCCGTTGCCTGGTGGGGGAGGCGATTCCGCTCAACGCCGGCTGCTTCGAGCCCATTGACCTGGTGGTGCCGGAGGGTTCCCTGCTCCATCCGCTTGCTCCAGCGGCGGTGGTGGCGGGCAATGTGGAAATCTCCCAGGCGGCCACCAATGCCCTGTTCCTGGCGCTTGGGGTGCAGGCGGCAGCCCAGGGCACGATGAACAACCTCAGCTTCGGCAATGCCCAGCTTCAGTACTACGAAACGATCTGTGGCGGCACCGGCGCCGGTCGCCGGCCAGGCGGTGAGCCCTTTGCCGGGGCCTCCGCTGTGCAGAGCCACATGACCAATTCGCGCCTAACCGATCCGGAGATCCTCGAAACCCGCTATCCGATCAGGGTGGAACGGTTTGCGATTCGCCAGGGCTCGGGGGGCGCGGGCGCTTTCCGGGGCGGCGACGGTGTGGTGAGGCAACTGCGCTTTCTTGAGCCGATGGCCGCCGCGCTCATTTCCGGATCCCGGCGAGTGGCCCCCGCCGGCTTGGCTGGCGGGGGAGCGGGGGCCTGCGGACGCAACAGCCTGATCGGCCCGGATGGTTCGATCAGGCCGCTGCCGGGCTGCTGCGAGCTGGAGCTGGGGCCTGGTGAGGCCCTGCGCATCGAAACCCCAGGCGGGGGCGGCTATGGGTTGGTCGGATCAGGTGGCCGCCTGGCGGGGGGCGGTGAGCAGGTTGATGGCTGA
- a CDS encoding branched-chain amino acid ABC transporter permease codes for MDAGLLEQMLLGALLGLSVYLPLRCGQLSLATPGFFAIGGTVAALLSTRVPALAGSGSTYPITSVLLEMALAALLTGVLALGLGRVVLRLRGIYLAIATIALVEILRVVTLNLEFTGGALGIFGIPQPFASAAGYAAFTLALLALICWLCDRLEKTRPGRAMAAIRDDELAAASQGINTADTKLLAFVLSGLVAGITGVVAAHFFNSWNAKLGNFDASITTLAFVVFGGSRTWLGPVFGGLLLTALPELLRPVGDLRLIVFGAVILVGPLFFPQGVITPALFKTLKRLMRRTPTPAAQGGRP; via the coding sequence ATGGATGCCGGCCTGCTCGAACAAATGCTGCTGGGGGCCCTGCTGGGCCTATCGGTGTACCTGCCCCTGCGCTGCGGCCAGCTCTCCCTCGCCACCCCTGGCTTCTTCGCCATTGGCGGCACGGTGGCAGCCCTGCTCTCGACGCGGGTGCCCGCCCTAGCCGGCAGCGGCAGCACCTACCCGATCACTTCAGTTTTGCTGGAGATGGCCCTAGCAGCCCTGCTCACCGGCGTACTGGCCCTGGGCCTGGGCCGGGTGGTGCTGCGGCTGCGGGGCATCTACCTAGCCATCGCCACGATCGCCCTGGTTGAGATTCTGCGGGTTGTCACCCTCAACCTGGAATTCACCGGCGGAGCCCTGGGCATCTTCGGCATCCCCCAGCCCTTCGCTAGCGCCGCTGGCTACGCCGCCTTCACCCTGGCGCTGCTGGCGCTGATCTGCTGGCTATGCGACCGGCTCGAAAAGACCAGGCCCGGCCGGGCCATGGCCGCCATCCGCGACGACGAACTGGCCGCCGCCAGCCAGGGCATCAACACCGCCGACACCAAGCTGCTCGCCTTTGTGCTCAGCGGCCTGGTGGCGGGGATCACCGGTGTTGTGGCAGCCCACTTCTTCAACTCCTGGAACGCCAAACTGGGAAACTTTGACGCCAGCATCACCACCCTGGCTTTCGTGGTGTTCGGCGGCTCGCGCACCTGGCTGGGGCCGGTGTTTGGCGGCCTGCTGCTCACCGCCTTACCGGAACTGCTGCGCCCGGTCGGCGACCTGCGCCTGATCGTCTTTGGCGCCGTGATTCTGGTGGGTCCCCTGTTCTTTCCCCAAGGAGTGATCACCCCGGCGCTGTTTAAGACGCTCAAGCGACTAATGCGGCGCACCCCCACCCCAGCAGCGCAGGGAGGAAGACCATGA
- a CDS encoding MAPEG family protein: MTANLAPFAWSLLLAAGVVVFSTVPLGAARSQANFQMDDLAAPRAMFERLPAWGKRAAWAHQNCFEAFTLHAPAALLCLVTGVSSPVAIAAAWIHPLLRLAYIGMYVGNVPPLRGLCWAGALTCSGLLYVEGLKALLGS; this comes from the coding sequence ATGACCGCCAACCTCGCCCCCTTTGCCTGGTCGTTGTTGCTGGCCGCCGGCGTGGTGGTGTTCAGCACGGTGCCCCTGGGGGCCGCCCGCTCCCAGGCCAATTTCCAGATGGACGATCTGGCGGCACCGCGGGCGATGTTCGAGCGGCTACCGGCCTGGGGCAAGCGGGCCGCCTGGGCGCACCAAAACTGCTTCGAAGCCTTCACGCTGCACGCGCCCGCTGCCCTGCTGTGCCTGGTGACTGGTGTCAGCAGCCCGGTAGCGATAGCCGCGGCCTGGATCCATCCCCTGCTGCGCTTGGCCTACATCGGCATGTACGTGGGCAACGTGCCGCCCCTGCGCGGCCTCTGCTGGGCGGGCGCCCTGACCTGCAGTGGCTTGCTCTACGTCGAAGGCCTAAAAGCGCTGCTGGGCTCTTAA
- a CDS encoding ABC transporter substrate-binding protein — protein sequence MKRRLATSLAALLSAAAALSSCQASDDQGPVNLSKGVPVGAVLALTGNANVYGQDQKIGIELSLAALNAAGGVNGKPLFLSIEDGGSAEPSANAAFTLQINRGMLALIGPTLSQQAFSADPIAQRRGVPVVAPSNTATGIPEIGHFISRVSAQSSVIAPLSIAKALQLNPGIRRAAVFYAQDDVYSTAETVIFQQALTAKGLKPVTVQRTQLNDQDFQSQITAALNQQPDLVVLSLQAMDGGNLIRQLRELGYRGAIVVGNGMNTPNIYPICQRYCDGILIAQAYSPELATPANQRFTAAFAAAQARNPKVSPIPPQLTAQAYTAMQVIGEALARLDRSKPLKGLKVSQARRALMDEILAGTYQTPLGEIRFTPEGEVIQKNFFVAKVRMNPDGKSGRFTLLP from the coding sequence ATGAAGCGTCGTCTTGCCACCAGCCTGGCCGCCCTGCTCTCTGCTGCTGCGGCACTCAGCTCCTGCCAGGCCTCAGACGATCAGGGGCCGGTCAATCTCAGCAAGGGGGTTCCCGTTGGGGCCGTATTGGCCCTCACCGGCAATGCCAACGTCTACGGTCAGGACCAGAAAATCGGCATCGAGCTCTCCCTGGCAGCCCTCAATGCCGCCGGCGGCGTTAACGGCAAACCCCTATTCCTAAGCATCGAAGACGGGGGCAGTGCCGAGCCCAGTGCCAACGCTGCCTTCACCTTGCAGATCAACCGGGGCATGCTTGCCCTGATCGGCCCCACCCTCTCCCAGCAAGCATTTTCGGCCGATCCAATCGCCCAGCGCCGGGGCGTACCGGTGGTGGCTCCCTCGAATACCGCCACCGGCATTCCGGAGATCGGCCATTTCATTAGTCGGGTTTCGGCCCAGAGCTCGGTGATCGCGCCCCTCTCGATTGCCAAGGCCCTGCAACTCAACCCTGGCATCCGCCGGGCAGCGGTGTTTTACGCCCAAGACGACGTGTACAGCACCGCCGAGACGGTGATCTTCCAGCAGGCCCTCACAGCCAAGGGGCTCAAGCCAGTCACGGTGCAACGCACCCAGCTAAACGACCAGGACTTCCAGAGCCAGATCACCGCCGCCCTAAATCAGCAGCCCGATCTGGTGGTGCTGTCACTGCAGGCCATGGATGGCGGCAATCTGATCCGCCAGCTACGGGAGCTGGGCTATCGCGGCGCAATCGTGGTGGGCAATGGCATGAACACGCCAAATATCTACCCGATCTGCCAGAGGTATTGCGATGGCATCTTGATCGCCCAGGCCTACAGCCCGGAGCTGGCCACGCCCGCCAACCAGCGCTTTACCGCCGCCTTCGCTGCAGCCCAGGCCCGCAATCCCAAGGTCAGCCCGATCCCACCCCAGCTCACCGCCCAGGCCTACACCGCCATGCAAGTGATCGGCGAAGCGCTCGCCCGCCTCGATCGCAGCAAACCACTCAAGGGCCTCAAAGTGAGCCAGGCGCGCCGGGCCTTGATGGATGAAATCCTCGCCGGCACCTACCAAACACCCCTTGGTGAAATCCGCTTCACCCCCGAGGGCGAGGTGATCCAAAAGAACTTTTTTGTGGCCAAGGTGCGCATGAATCCAGATGGCAAGAGCGGTCGTTTTACCCTGCTGCCGTAA